In Arachis hypogaea cultivar Tifrunner chromosome 2, arahy.Tifrunner.gnm2.J5K5, whole genome shotgun sequence, a genomic segment contains:
- the LOC112727034 gene encoding uncharacterized protein, with product MIHCPCPLCGFQFFQTREAAYDHLLMKLFPPNYTFSLHHGERIVDERPSGREELDPTINSGDQMRDMIHDAFNLPGLQSKDDNSMDGHAGGVSDELPYLSDEPSHEARAFQDLLKDGERELYPGCSRFLKLSFLVKLYHIKCMCGVSNKDFGLILELLEDAFEHAQIPKTLRDAKRIIRKLGIEYKKIDACPNDCILYQGSDHDLSRCKRCGASRWKQKTRKNSVVRINAVVKKNGKPQAAKVLRYFPLIPRLQRLFMSSKTAVDMLWHKRGTNYDSFLRHPRDGEGWKVSDMRYTNFSGDPRSVRLALASDSFNPYGNLISKYSIWPPLIDELKQLWAGVDTYDASENKTFKMRAVLMCTISDFPGLGNLSGWNTYGGRACPTCNLDAETMQLTFSQKWCYIGHQCFLNHDHRYRQDRIRFDGKIEDRSPPTKLTGRDVLRQLEGVPVSQGKVQVVGGKRRRCQ from the exons ATGATACATTGTCCATGTCCTTTGTGTGGGTTCCAGTTTTTCCAAACTAGAGAAGCTGCATATGATCATCTTCTGATGAAACTATTTCCCCCTAACTATACCTTTTCGTTACATCACGGTGAGAGGATCGTAGATGAGAGACCCAGCGGTAGGGAAGAACTAGATCCCACTATAAATTCAGGAGATCAAATGCGTGACATGATCCATGACGCATTCAATTTGCCAGGACTGCAGAGTAAGGATGACAATTCCATGGATGGGCATGCTGGAGGCGTTTCGGATGAGTTACCGTACTTATCTGATGAACCTAGTCATGAGGCTCGTGCCTTTCAAGACTTGCTTAAGGACGGCGAGCGGGAATTATATCCGGGATGTTCAAGATTCTTGAAGTTGTCTTTCCTGGTGAAGCTGTACCATATAAAGTGCATGTGCGGAGTGAGCAACAAGGATTTCGGATTGATTCTAGAGCTATTGGAGGATGCCTTTGAGCATGCACAGATTCCGAAGACCTTGCGCGATGCCAAGAGGATCATAAGGAAGCTGGGTATTGAGTACAAGAAGATAGATGCATGTCCGAATGACTGCATACTATACCAGGGTTCTGACCACGACCTGTCTAGATGCAAACGGTGTGGAGCATCCAGGTGGAAGCAGAAGACCAGGAAGAATTCTGTAGTAAGGATTAACGCCGTTGTCAAGAAGAATGGTAAACCTCAGGCGGCGAAAGTTCTTCGTTATTTTCCTTTGATTCCACGGTTGCAGCGGTTATTCATGTCCAGCAAGACAGCTGTGGACATGTTGTGGCACAAGAGAGGCACCAACTATGACAGTTTCTTGAGGCATCCCAGAGATGGAGAGGGTTGGAAAGTATCTGACATGAGATATACTAACTTTTCTGGCGATCCGCGCAGTGTTCGCTTAGCCTTGGCCAGTGATAGCTTCAATCCTTATGGAAACCTCATTTCAAAGTACTCAATATGGCCA CCCCTGATCGATGAGTTGAAGCAGTTGTGGGCCGGTGTTGATACCTACGACGCTAGTGAGAATAAAACATTCAAGATGCGTGCTGTGTTGATGTGTACTATCAGCGATTTTCCTGGCTTAGGCAATTTATCTGGTTGGAATACGTACGGCGGGAGAGCCTGCCCCACGTGTAACTTGGACGCCGAGACTATGCAACTCACCTTCAGTCAGAAATGGTGTTATATCGGTCATCAGTGCTTCTTGAATCACGATCACAGATATAGACAAGACCGGATTAGATTTGATGGTAAAATAGAGGATAGATCTCCACCTACCAAATTGACTGGCAGGGATGTCCTGAGACAACTAGAGGGTGTGCCCGTCTCACAGGGCAAGGTGCAAGTGGTGGGCGGTAAAAGAAGACGTTGCCAGTAG